A single region of the Erythrobacter sp. genome encodes:
- a CDS encoding alpha-ketoacid dehydrogenase subunit beta yields MPRKTYRQAINEALDSEMARDENVIVMGEDVAGGAGGSGEDDAYGGVLGVTKGLVGKYGRTRVIDTPITESAIMGAAAGAASTGLRPVAELMFVDFVGVCFDQIFNQAAKFRYMFGGKARTPLVIRSMIGAGMSAAAQHSQALHPIFTHIPGLKVVMPSNAYDAKGLLIQAIRDDDPVIFLEHKALYDTQAEVPDEPYTIPFGEAEFVTEGDDVTVVAFSAMVPRAKAVADELDKDGIEVELIDPRTTSPLDEEAILESVERTGRLVIVDESSPRCGMAADIAALVASKGFAHLKAPVAMVTPPHTPVPFAPNLEAAYLPSTDRIAAAVRATLGEAVPAE; encoded by the coding sequence ATGCCCCGCAAGACCTATCGCCAAGCGATCAACGAAGCGCTCGATTCCGAAATGGCGCGCGATGAAAATGTCATCGTCATGGGAGAGGACGTCGCCGGCGGCGCGGGCGGCAGCGGCGAGGACGATGCCTATGGCGGCGTGCTCGGCGTGACCAAGGGGCTGGTCGGGAAATACGGCCGCACGCGCGTGATCGATACGCCCATCACCGAAAGCGCGATCATGGGCGCGGCGGCAGGGGCGGCTTCGACCGGGCTGCGTCCGGTCGCGGAACTCATGTTCGTCGACTTCGTCGGCGTGTGCTTCGACCAGATCTTCAACCAGGCAGCGAAGTTCCGGTATATGTTCGGCGGCAAGGCGAGGACGCCGCTCGTCATCCGCTCGATGATCGGGGCAGGGATGAGCGCGGCGGCCCAGCATTCGCAGGCGCTCCACCCGATCTTCACGCATATCCCGGGGCTCAAGGTGGTGATGCCGTCCAACGCCTATGACGCGAAGGGACTGCTGATCCAGGCGATCCGCGACGACGATCCGGTGATCTTTCTCGAACACAAGGCACTCTACGACACGCAGGCCGAAGTGCCGGACGAGCCTTACACCATCCCCTTCGGCGAGGCCGAATTCGTGACCGAGGGTGACGATGTGACCGTCGTCGCCTTCTCCGCCATGGTCCCCCGCGCCAAGGCGGTGGCGGACGAACTCGACAAGGACGGAATCGAGGTCGAACTGATCGACCCGCGTACGACCTCGCCCCTGGACGAGGAGGCGATCCTCGAAAGCGTCGAGCGCACCGGGCGGCTGGTCATCGTCGATGAAAGCTCGCCCCGCTGCGGCATGGCCGCCGACATCGCCGCGCTGGTCGCCAGCAAGGGCTTTGCGCATCTGAAAGCGCCTGTCGCGATGGTCACGCCGCCGCACACGCCCGTCCCCTTCGCGCCCAATCTCGAAGCCGCCTACCTGCCCTCGACCGACCGCATCGCCGCCGCCGTCAGGGCAACGCTGGGCGAAGCGGTCCCGGCGGAGTGA
- a CDS encoding thiamine pyrophosphate-dependent dehydrogenase E1 component subunit alpha — protein sequence MQLDRPTLIEAYRRMRLIRDFEDNVQAQFEQGRIPGFVHLYAGQEASAVGVCLHLSDEDYIGSTHRGHGHCIAKGCDVTGMMKEIFGREGGLCRGKGGSMHIADLDKGMLGANAIVGGNPPLVVGAALTLKTKGLPHVAVSFTGDGGSNQGTTFEAMNLAVVLGLPAIFVFENNGYGEGTGVDYAVGADSIAGRAAGFGMPATTVDGRDFFAVFEAAREAIERARTGGGPSAIEVTCMRQHGHFIGDAQAYRSKEELERVRADDPLRLFRERVTSEGRLEPADLDAVDRECAEAIAAAIDAAEAAPVPAEDELLTDVYVSY from the coding sequence ATGCAACTCGACCGACCGACCCTGATCGAAGCCTATCGCCGGATGCGGCTCATCCGCGATTTCGAGGACAACGTGCAGGCCCAGTTCGAACAGGGCCGCATCCCCGGCTTCGTCCACCTCTACGCCGGGCAGGAGGCGAGCGCGGTCGGCGTGTGCCTGCACCTGTCGGACGAGGATTATATCGGCTCGACCCACCGTGGCCACGGCCACTGCATCGCCAAGGGCTGCGACGTCACGGGCATGATGAAGGAGATCTTCGGGCGCGAGGGCGGGCTGTGCCGCGGCAAGGGCGGCTCGATGCACATTGCCGATCTCGACAAGGGAATGCTGGGCGCGAACGCGATCGTGGGCGGCAACCCGCCTCTGGTCGTTGGCGCGGCGCTCACTCTCAAGACCAAGGGCCTGCCCCATGTCGCGGTGTCCTTCACCGGCGACGGCGGGTCCAACCAGGGCACCACCTTCGAGGCGATGAACCTCGCCGTCGTGCTCGGCCTTCCGGCCATCTTCGTGTTCGAGAACAACGGCTATGGCGAAGGCACGGGGGTCGATTACGCGGTCGGAGCGGACAGCATCGCGGGCCGCGCGGCGGGCTTCGGGATGCCGGCCACGACCGTCGACGGGCGCGATTTCTTCGCCGTGTTCGAGGCCGCGCGCGAGGCGATCGAACGCGCCCGCACCGGCGGCGGCCCGAGCGCGATCGAAGTCACCTGCATGAGGCAGCACGGCCATTTCATCGGCGACGCGCAAGCCTATCGCAGCAAGGAGGAATTGGAGCGCGTGCGCGCCGACGATCCGCTGCGCCTGTTCCGCGAACGCGTGACGTCCGAAGGGCGCCTCGAGCCTGCCGACCTCGACGCGGTCGACCGCGAATGCGCCGAGGCTATCGCCGCAGCCATCGATGCCGCCGAAGCCGCCCCCGTTCCGGCCGAGGACGAGCTCCTCACCGACGTCTACGTTTCCTACTGA
- a CDS encoding Rieske 2Fe-2S domain-containing protein, which yields MPDFGSGAVASGHGESGWERVCAAADIPSSRPLAVEIAGRAMLLCRAGGEVFAVDARCPHAGQSLAGGRVRGGAIACPHHGARFRLSDGAAIAGPTKRALGCHAVRLEGGEVWVRP from the coding sequence ATGCCCGATTTTGGGAGCGGGGCGGTGGCGAGCGGACACGGCGAGAGCGGCTGGGAGCGCGTTTGCGCAGCTGCCGACATTCCGTCCTCGCGCCCGCTCGCCGTGGAGATCGCAGGCCGCGCGATGTTGCTGTGCCGGGCGGGGGGCGAGGTCTTCGCGGTGGACGCGCGCTGTCCCCATGCCGGCCAATCGCTCGCCGGAGGGCGCGTGCGGGGCGGGGCGATCGCCTGCCCGCACCATGGCGCGCGCTTTCGCCTGTCGGACGGCGCGGCGATTGCCGGGCCGACGAAGCGGGCGCTCGGCTGCCACGCGGTGCGCCTCGAAGGCGGCGAGGTGTGGGTGCGCCCCTGA